From the genome of Lysobacterales bacterium, one region includes:
- a CDS encoding PQQ-dependent sugar dehydrogenase has protein sequence MTRLFAFVLALVPLAVAAEDRHFDSEKGRLQVTRIAGDLAHPWGMAFLPDGRMLVTERPGRLRIVTADGQVSEPVAGVPEVHARGQGGLLDVALDPGFAGNGLVYLSYAMPEGRGAATAVARGRLDGEALVDVQRVWVQQPAVSGVDVHFGSRLVFARDGRLFVTTGDRNQRADAQRLDRGQGKVVRIESSGMVPADNPFASRRDALAEVWSYGHRNIQGAALHPATGELWTHEHGPRGGDEINIARAGRNYGWPVIGAGINYSGRPIPETEGTEREGMEQPLHLWNPSIAPSGMAFYEHDRFPAWRGNLFVGALAFQLVARLELDGERVVHEERILLDLRQRIRDVRVGPDGYLYLLTDAPRGELLRVGLVAGREGE, from the coding sequence ATGACCCGACTGTTCGCATTCGTCCTCGCCCTCGTACCGCTGGCTGTCGCGGCAGAGGATCGCCACTTCGACAGCGAGAAGGGTCGCCTGCAGGTGACCCGCATCGCCGGCGACCTCGCCCATCCCTGGGGCATGGCCTTCCTGCCCGACGGCCGCATGCTGGTCACCGAGCGGCCCGGCCGTCTGCGCATCGTGACCGCCGATGGCCAGGTGTCCGAGCCGGTCGCCGGCGTGCCCGAGGTGCATGCCCGTGGCCAGGGCGGCCTGCTCGACGTCGCGCTCGATCCTGGCTTCGCAGGCAACGGCCTGGTGTACCTGTCCTACGCGATGCCCGAGGGTCGCGGCGCCGCGACCGCGGTGGCGCGCGGCCGGCTGGATGGCGAAGCCCTGGTCGACGTGCAGCGCGTGTGGGTGCAGCAGCCGGCGGTGTCCGGCGTCGACGTGCACTTCGGCTCGCGCCTGGTGTTCGCCCGCGACGGCCGGCTGTTCGTCACCACCGGCGACCGCAACCAGCGCGCCGACGCCCAGCGCCTGGACCGCGGCCAGGGCAAGGTGGTGCGCATCGAGTCCTCGGGCATGGTGCCCGCCGACAACCCCTTCGCCAGCCGCCGCGATGCCCTGGCCGAGGTCTGGTCCTACGGCCACCGCAACATCCAGGGCGCCGCCCTGCATCCGGCCACCGGCGAGCTGTGGACGCACGAGCACGGCCCGCGAGGCGGCGACGAGATCAACATCGCGCGCGCCGGTCGCAACTACGGCTGGCCCGTGATCGGCGCCGGCATCAACTATTCCGGCCGGCCGATCCCGGAGACCGAGGGCACCGAACGCGAGGGCATGGAACAGCCGCTGCACCTGTGGAATCCCTCGATCGCGCCCAGCGGCATGGCCTTCTACGAGCACGACCGCTTCCCGGCCTGGCGCGGCAACCTGTTCGTCGGCGCCCTGGCCTTCCAGCTGGTGGCGCGGCTGGAGCTGGACGGCGAGCGGGTGGTCCACGAGGAACGCATCCTGCTCGACCTCAGGCAGCGCATCCGCGACGTGCGCGTCGGCCCGGACGGCTACCTCTATCTGCTGACCGACGCGCCGCGCGGCGAGCTGCTGCGCGTCGGGCTGGTCGCCGGGCGCGAGGGCGAATGA
- the chrA gene encoding chromate efflux transporter, translating into MTTPEVHAEAAPSGPERVGLAAAAAVWLKIGLLGFGGPAGQIALMHRELVERRGWLGERRFLHALNYCMLLPGPEAMQLATYVGWLMHRTLGGVIAGALFVLPGLLVMLALAVLYVQHGQLAPVAAVFDGLKAAVLAIVVQALLRIGGRVLHGPRAWLLAAAAFLALAVFSLPFPLVVAGAALVGLAGWLPNRLSAHGEPAGDREGLVDRALREGRLGHVVPSRGRALRTLALWLALWWMPVLAMVAMTGSDSVLTQMGLLFSQIAVLGFGGAYAVLAWVGQAMVETWGWLTTGQMLDGLALAETTPGPLVLVLPFVGFLAAHGHEAALASPLLAGLAGALLVAWVTFVPCFLWIFLGAPWVEAIRGNARVSAALAAVTAAVVGVILNLAVWFALNVLFARQGTVALAGLEIAVPVPASLDPVAAGLIALAFALVFALRASLLVVLAVMALAGLLAGTLL; encoded by the coding sequence ATGACCACGCCTGAGGTTCACGCCGAAGCGGCACCATCCGGTCCGGAACGGGTCGGTCTCGCCGCCGCCGCTGCTGTCTGGCTGAAGATCGGCCTGCTCGGTTTCGGCGGGCCGGCCGGCCAGATCGCGCTGATGCACCGCGAGCTGGTCGAGCGGCGCGGCTGGCTGGGCGAGCGCCGCTTCCTGCATGCGCTCAACTACTGCATGCTGCTGCCCGGACCCGAGGCCATGCAGCTCGCCACCTACGTCGGCTGGCTGATGCACCGCACCCTGGGCGGCGTGATCGCCGGCGCGCTGTTCGTGCTGCCCGGCCTGCTGGTGATGCTCGCCCTCGCCGTGCTGTACGTCCAGCACGGCCAGCTGGCGCCGGTCGCTGCGGTGTTCGATGGCCTGAAGGCCGCGGTGCTGGCGATCGTCGTGCAGGCCCTGCTGCGCATCGGCGGTCGCGTGCTGCACGGGCCGCGCGCCTGGCTGCTGGCGGCCGCGGCGTTCCTGGCCCTGGCGGTGTTCTCGCTGCCGTTTCCGCTGGTGGTGGCGGGCGCCGCCCTGGTCGGTCTGGCCGGCTGGCTGCCGAACCGGCTGTCCGCGCATGGCGAGCCTGCGGGCGATCGCGAGGGCCTGGTCGACCGCGCCCTGCGCGAAGGGCGGCTCGGCCACGTCGTGCCCTCTCGAGGGCGTGCGCTGCGCACCCTGGCGCTCTGGCTGGCGCTGTGGTGGATGCCAGTGCTGGCCATGGTCGCGATGACCGGCAGCGACAGCGTGCTCACGCAGATGGGCCTGCTGTTCAGCCAGATCGCCGTGCTCGGTTTCGGCGGCGCCTACGCGGTGCTGGCCTGGGTCGGCCAGGCGATGGTGGAGACCTGGGGCTGGCTGACCACCGGGCAGATGCTGGACGGCCTGGCGCTGGCCGAGACCACGCCTGGCCCCCTGGTGCTGGTGCTGCCCTTCGTCGGTTTCCTGGCCGCCCACGGCCACGAGGCGGCGCTGGCCTCGCCCCTGCTCGCCGGCCTGGCCGGCGCCCTCCTGGTCGCCTGGGTGACCTTCGTGCCGTGCTTCCTGTGGATCTTCCTGGGCGCGCCCTGGGTCGAGGCGATCCGCGGCAACGCCCGCGTCTCCGCGGCCCTGGCCGCGGTCACCGCCGCGGTGGTCGGCGTCATCCTCAACCTGGCCGTGTGGTTCGCGCTCAACGTGCTGTTCGCCCGGCAGGGCACGGTCGCGCTGGCCGGCCTGGAGATCGCCGTGCCTGTGCCGGCCAGCCTCGACCCGGTCGCCGCAGGCCTGATCGCACTGGCCTTCGCGCTGGTGTTCGCGCTGCGCGCCAGCCTGCTGGTGGTGCTTGCGGTCATGGCCCTGGCCGGCCTGCTCGCCGGAACGCTGCTCTAG
- a CDS encoding M2 family metallopeptidase, whose product MSRTLLHPLAASGLTLATVLLAGCGSGTTPPPVVEAPTARADATSAAALVERLNDEYRAAFPEISAAQWIASTYINEDSQLVASRANERHLAWLNEANAKARRYAGQAESLAPAVRRSLDLLRLATAMPAPSDPARRSELTEIAARLEATYGSGKHCRDEADPATCRDLGALSQVLARDRDWDAQLDAWAGWHTISRPMRADYVRFAALVNEGAGELGYANAGEMWRAGYDMPAADFEAETDRLWDQVKPLYEQLHCHVRETLRSQYGARMPGDGTIPAHITGNMWAQDWSALYPMLEPFPGASSLDVDAALAASGMDARAMTRLAEDFYTSLGMPALPESFYQRSQFTKPADREVVCHASAWDMNLEGDVRIKMCIQPTEEEFTTIYHELGHIYYYLAYNPLPPLFQAGAHDGFHEAIGDTVVLSLTPQYLAQIGLAGDAGAGDQATLNAQMKMALSKVVFLPFGKLIDQWRWAVFDGRVPQERYNAAWWELRQRYQGVSAPMPRSEEDFDPGAKYHVPGNTPYTRYFLAHILQFQFQRALCDAAGHEGPLHECSIYGSKEAGERFWAMLAKGNSQPWQDTLFELTGTREMDASAILDYFAPLMAWLQERNAGRDCGWSAAGG is encoded by the coding sequence ATGTCCCGCACCCTTCTCCACCCCCTGGCCGCGTCCGGCCTGACCCTCGCCACCGTGCTGCTGGCCGGGTGCGGCAGCGGCACCACGCCTCCCCCCGTGGTCGAGGCACCCACCGCCCGGGCCGATGCGACTTCGGCGGCCGCCCTGGTCGAGCGCCTCAACGACGAGTATCGAGCCGCCTTCCCCGAGATCTCGGCGGCACAGTGGATCGCCAGTACCTACATCAACGAGGACTCGCAGCTGGTCGCCTCGCGCGCCAACGAGCGCCACCTGGCCTGGCTCAACGAGGCCAATGCCAAGGCGCGCCGCTACGCCGGCCAGGCCGAAAGCCTGGCGCCCGCGGTGCGGCGCAGCCTGGACCTGCTGCGCCTGGCCACCGCCATGCCGGCGCCCTCTGACCCGGCGCGCCGCAGCGAGCTGACCGAGATCGCCGCGCGCCTGGAAGCCACCTACGGCAGCGGCAAGCATTGCCGCGACGAGGCCGACCCGGCCACCTGCCGCGACCTGGGCGCCCTGTCCCAGGTGCTGGCGCGCGACCGCGACTGGGACGCCCAGCTCGATGCCTGGGCCGGCTGGCACACCATCTCCCGGCCGATGCGTGCCGACTACGTGCGTTTCGCCGCACTGGTCAACGAGGGCGCGGGCGAGCTGGGCTACGCCAACGCCGGCGAGATGTGGCGCGCCGGCTACGACATGCCGGCGGCCGACTTCGAGGCCGAGACCGATCGCCTGTGGGACCAGGTCAAGCCGCTCTACGAGCAGTTGCACTGCCACGTCCGCGAGACCCTGCGCAGCCAGTACGGCGCGCGCATGCCGGGCGACGGCACCATCCCCGCGCACATCACCGGCAACATGTGGGCGCAGGACTGGAGCGCCCTGTATCCGATGCTCGAGCCCTTCCCGGGCGCCTCGAGCCTTGACGTCGACGCGGCGCTCGCGGCCAGCGGCATGGACGCCAGGGCGATGACCCGCCTTGCCGAGGATTTCTACACCTCGCTGGGCATGCCGGCGCTGCCGGAATCGTTCTACCAGCGCTCGCAGTTCACCAAGCCGGCGGACCGGGAGGTCGTCTGCCATGCCTCGGCCTGGGACATGAACCTGGAGGGTGACGTGCGCATCAAGATGTGCATCCAGCCCACGGAGGAAGAGTTCACCACCATCTACCACGAGCTGGGCCACATCTATTACTACCTGGCCTACAACCCGCTGCCGCCGCTGTTCCAGGCCGGCGCCCACGACGGCTTCCACGAGGCGATCGGCGACACCGTGGTGCTGTCGCTGACGCCGCAGTACCTGGCGCAGATCGGCCTGGCCGGCGATGCCGGTGCCGGCGATCAGGCCACCCTCAACGCCCAGATGAAGATGGCGCTCAGCAAGGTCGTGTTCCTGCCGTTCGGCAAGCTGATCGACCAGTGGCGCTGGGCGGTGTTCGACGGCCGGGTGCCCCAGGAGCGCTACAACGCCGCCTGGTGGGAACTGCGCCAGCGCTACCAGGGTGTGTCGGCGCCGATGCCGCGCAGCGAGGAGGACTTCGACCCGGGCGCCAAGTACCACGTGCCCGGCAACACGCCCTACACCCGCTACTTCCTGGCGCACATCCTGCAGTTCCAGTTCCAGCGCGCCCTCTGCGACGCCGCCGGCCACGAAGGCCCGCTGCACGAATGCTCGATCTACGGCAGCAAGGAGGCCGGCGAGCGCTTCTGGGCGATGCTGGCCAAGGGCAACAGCCAGCCCTGGCAGGACACCCTGTTCGAGCTGACCGGCACCCGCGAGATGGACGCCAGCGCCATCCTCGACTACTTCGCGCCGCTGATGGCCTGGCTGCAGGAACGCAACGCCGGCCGCGACTGCGGCTGGTCCGCCGCGGGCGGCTGA
- a CDS encoding YdiU family protein: MNDAVSAASPDDKAGQDEVSGAPSAPALGLSHGLAGELPELQARARPMPVPAPRLLAWNAPLARELGLAPALDDDPGLLAQLFSGALLPADARPVALAYAGHQFGHFVPQLGDGRALLLGERVLPDGRRFDLQLKGAGHTVFSRGGDGRAALGPVLREYLVSEVMAALGVPTTRALAAAATGEGVWRERPLPGAVLTRVAASHLRIGSFEYLAARGQVDALARLVDHALARHYPAQDGDQPPALRLLAAVADAQARLVAHWLAVGFVHGVMNTDNVAISGETLDYGPCAFMDAYHPDTVFSSIDRHGRYAWGRQPAIAHWNLGCLAMALRPLLDLEEDRNLDDAQAVLDGFPARIDALWQARLLGKLGLSPATASDSKPAGEGADPLHDSRAVVPEHDRALATDLLALMQAAGADWTASFRHLGQSLLEAPDWPGLRAQFDGHGDGLTAWLSRWHARLALDGIGPDVRAAAMHAVNPARIPRNHLVEAALAAAHDGDFAPFRRLQAALASPYDEAPAFADLAAPPPAPEQPYRTFCGT, translated from the coding sequence ATGAACGACGCTGTCTCGGCGGCCAGCCCGGACGACAAGGCAGGACAGGACGAGGTCTCGGGCGCGCCGTCGGCGCCCGCGCTCGGCCTCAGCCATGGCCTGGCCGGAGAGCTGCCCGAATTGCAGGCGCGAGCCCGTCCGATGCCGGTGCCGGCGCCGCGCCTGCTGGCCTGGAATGCCCCGCTGGCGCGCGAGTTGGGGCTGGCCCCGGCGCTCGACGACGATCCCGGGCTGCTGGCGCAGCTGTTCAGCGGCGCGCTGCTGCCCGCCGACGCCCGCCCGGTCGCCCTGGCCTATGCCGGCCACCAGTTCGGCCACTTCGTACCCCAGCTCGGCGACGGCCGGGCCCTGCTGCTGGGCGAACGCGTGCTGCCGGACGGCCGGCGCTTCGACCTGCAACTCAAGGGCGCCGGCCATACCGTGTTCTCCCGCGGCGGCGACGGCCGCGCCGCGCTTGGCCCGGTGCTGCGCGAATACCTGGTCAGCGAGGTGATGGCGGCACTGGGCGTACCGACCACCCGCGCGCTGGCCGCGGCGGCGACCGGCGAGGGCGTCTGGCGCGAACGCCCGTTGCCGGGCGCCGTGCTGACCCGCGTCGCCGCCAGCCACCTGCGCATCGGCAGCTTCGAATACCTGGCCGCGCGCGGCCAGGTCGATGCGCTGGCGCGCCTGGTCGATCACGCGCTGGCGCGTCACTACCCGGCGCAGGACGGCGACCAGCCGCCGGCCCTGCGCCTGCTGGCCGCGGTGGCGGACGCTCAGGCGCGCCTGGTCGCGCACTGGCTGGCGGTCGGCTTCGTGCACGGTGTGATGAACACCGACAACGTCGCGATCTCGGGCGAGACCCTGGACTACGGCCCCTGCGCCTTCATGGACGCCTACCATCCGGACACCGTGTTCAGCTCCATCGACCGCCATGGCCGCTACGCCTGGGGCCGGCAGCCGGCCATCGCGCACTGGAACCTCGGCTGCCTGGCGATGGCCCTGCGCCCGCTGCTGGACCTCGAGGAGGACCGCAACCTGGACGACGCGCAGGCCGTGCTCGACGGCTTCCCGGCGCGCATCGACGCGTTGTGGCAGGCGCGTCTGCTCGGCAAGCTGGGCTTGTCGCCGGCCACGGCATCCGACTCGAAGCCAGCGGGCGAGGGCGCAGACCCGCTGCACGATTCGCGCGCCGTCGTCCCGGAGCACGACCGGGCCCTGGCGACCGACCTGCTGGCACTCATGCAGGCCGCCGGCGCCGACTGGACCGCCAGCTTCCGCCACCTGGGCCAGTCCCTGCTGGAAGCGCCGGACTGGCCCGGCCTGCGCGCGCAGTTCGACGGCCACGGCGACGGCCTCACCGCCTGGCTGTCGCGCTGGCACGCGCGACTGGCGCTGGACGGCATCGGCCCCGACGTCCGCGCCGCGGCGATGCACGCCGTCAACCCGGCCCGCATCCCGCGCAACCATCTCGTCGAGGCCGCCCTGGCCGCCGCCCACGACGGCGATTTCGCACCCTTTCGGCGACTGCAGGCGGCGCTTGCCAGCCCCTACGACGAAGCCCCCGCCTTCGCCGACCTCGCCGCCCCGCCGCCCGCGCCCGAGCAGCCCTACCGCACCTTCTGCGGCACCTGA
- a CDS encoding beta-lactamase family protein has product MHARTRTRGGLIALALALAGSLANATGAPGADAAEGGNPDAVLAQASVFWQTVAADAPARPALLERHFSAGIRARNGDDKLLETFAMLAESLAPELATLPPPERAGEDQALAGELHYTLASGRRVALTLALTDTDPPQIERFSLRPLPPKVEAVGPSELPGVIDARLTAEAAAGRFSGAVLVARGEEVIFERAVGLADRATGRANTLDTPINLGSINKMFTGIAIAQLQESGKLDWQDTVGRHLPDFPNATVRDTVTLHQLLTHTSGVGSYWNEAHDARLPALDSQQAFLDTFIDQPLLFEPGQGLEYSNGGPVVLGLVIEALSGSDYYQYIREHIYTPAGMKHADHYRRDDADASFAVGYARAEDGSWRDHRDGLSLRGSAAGGGYASARDLHGFSKALADGRLLPREKLETLWQPHVQTGPMGYGYLFSVGGRPGRRFIGHNGGASGISAAFMHYPDDGLAIVVLANQDQGAEAISEWLQAQVEAALFGPDNP; this is encoded by the coding sequence ATGCATGCGAGAACACGAACCCGGGGCGGCCTGATCGCGCTCGCCCTGGCGCTGGCCGGAAGCCTGGCGAACGCCACCGGCGCCCCCGGTGCCGACGCCGCCGAAGGCGGCAATCCGGATGCGGTGCTGGCCCAGGCCTCCGTCTTCTGGCAAACCGTGGCCGCCGATGCACCGGCGCGTCCGGCCCTGCTGGAACGCCACTTCAGTGCAGGCATCCGCGCGCGCAACGGCGACGACAAGCTGCTGGAGACCTTCGCCATGCTGGCCGAGTCGCTGGCGCCGGAACTTGCCACCCTGCCGCCCCCCGAGCGGGCTGGCGAGGACCAGGCCCTGGCCGGCGAGCTGCACTACACCCTGGCCAGCGGCCGCCGCGTGGCGCTGACGCTGGCACTGACCGACACCGATCCGCCGCAGATCGAGCGCTTTTCCCTGCGGCCGCTGCCGCCCAAGGTCGAGGCGGTCGGCCCGTCGGAGTTGCCCGGTGTGATCGACGCGCGGCTGACCGCCGAGGCCGCCGCCGGCCGCTTCTCGGGCGCGGTGCTGGTGGCCCGCGGCGAAGAGGTGATCTTCGAACGCGCGGTCGGCCTGGCGGACCGCGCGACCGGCCGCGCCAACACCCTGGATACGCCGATCAACCTGGGCTCGATCAACAAGATGTTCACCGGCATCGCCATCGCCCAGTTGCAGGAGTCCGGCAAGCTGGACTGGCAGGACACCGTCGGCCGCCACCTGCCGGACTTCCCGAACGCGACGGTCCGCGACACGGTGACCCTGCACCAGCTGCTCACCCACACCTCCGGCGTCGGCTCCTACTGGAACGAAGCCCACGACGCGCGCCTGCCTGCCCTGGACAGCCAGCAGGCCTTCCTGGACACCTTCATCGATCAGCCGCTGCTGTTCGAGCCCGGCCAGGGCCTGGAATACAGCAATGGCGGGCCGGTCGTCCTGGGCCTGGTGATCGAGGCACTGAGCGGCAGCGACTACTACCAGTACATCCGCGAACACATCTACACGCCCGCCGGCATGAAGCACGCCGACCACTACCGGCGCGACGATGCCGACGCAAGCTTCGCGGTGGGCTACGCGCGCGCCGAGGATGGCAGCTGGCGCGACCACCGCGATGGGCTCAGCCTGCGCGGCTCGGCGGCCGGTGGCGGCTATGCCTCCGCCCGCGACCTGCACGGGTTCTCGAAGGCGTTGGCGGACGGCCGCCTGCTGCCGCGCGAGAAGCTGGAAACACTCTGGCAGCCCCATGTCCAGACCGGACCCATGGGCTACGGCTACCTGTTCAGCGTCGGCGGCCGGCCCGGACGGCGATTCATTGGCCACAACGGCGGCGCGTCGGGCATATCCGCGGCATTCATGCATTATCCCGACGACGGTCTGGCGATCGTGGTCCTGGCCAACCAGGACCAGGGCGCCGAGGCGATCAGCGAATGGCTGCAGGCCCAGGTCGAGGCCGCGCTGTTCGGACCCGACAACCCCTGA
- a CDS encoding sigma-70 family RNA polymerase sigma factor, giving the protein MATDDRDAQARIDRALVARALQDDGARAFEALVRRHQGRVRAQLRRLLGDDPALADDLAQDSFVLAWRKLAQFRGDSQFATWLHRIAHARFLQHLRSRAGRAGQSIGLDGDEPPAADRGGPEAGLDLEAALRCLSANQRAALLYCVQLDFTHEEAAEVLDMPLGTVKTHVARGKARLRTLLRDWAPGDSNDE; this is encoded by the coding sequence GTGGCCACGGATGACCGCGATGCGCAGGCGCGCATCGACCGCGCCCTGGTCGCCAGGGCCCTGCAGGACGACGGCGCGCGCGCGTTCGAGGCCCTGGTGCGCCGGCACCAGGGCCGTGTGCGCGCGCAACTGCGCCGCCTGCTGGGCGACGATCCGGCGCTGGCCGACGATCTCGCGCAGGACAGCTTCGTGCTGGCCTGGCGCAAGCTGGCGCAGTTCCGCGGCGACTCGCAGTTCGCCACCTGGCTGCACCGCATCGCCCATGCCCGTTTCCTGCAGCACCTGCGCAGCCGGGCAGGGCGGGCAGGGCAGTCGATCGGGCTGGACGGGGACGAGCCCCCGGCCGCCGACCGCGGCGGCCCCGAGGCCGGGCTCGACCTGGAGGCCGCCCTGCGCTGTCTGTCCGCCAACCAGCGCGCGGCGCTGCTGTACTGCGTGCAACTGGATTTCACCCACGAAGAAGCCGCCGAGGTGCTGGACATGCCGCTGGGCACCGTGAAGACGCACGTGGCGCGGGGCAAGGCCAGGCTGCGCACGCTGCTCAGGGACTGGGCGCCGGGAGACAGCAACGATGAATGA
- a CDS encoding DUF5056 domain-containing protein, translating into MNEPDELTDRTLDDLLRKGFKGEVADDGFSTRVMRALPPRRRQRPWLLPGAALAGGLLAWLAVLPAQAWQDIAREWLAGDVGPVTVGTGMLLLVVSMLGCAWALDEA; encoded by the coding sequence ATGAATGAACCGGACGAACTCACCGACCGCACGCTGGACGACCTGCTGCGCAAGGGCTTCAAGGGCGAGGTGGCGGACGACGGCTTCTCGACCCGGGTGATGCGCGCCCTGCCGCCGCGTCGCCGCCAGCGACCCTGGCTGCTGCCGGGCGCGGCCCTGGCCGGCGGCCTGCTGGCCTGGCTGGCCGTACTGCCCGCCCAGGCCTGGCAGGACATCGCCCGCGAGTGGCTGGCCGGCGACGTCGGTCCGGTCACCGTCGGCACCGGCATGCTGCTGCTCGTGGTCTCGATGCTCGGCTGCGCCTGGGCGCTGGACGAGGCCTAG
- a CDS encoding type II toxin-antitoxin system RelE/ParE family toxin has translation MAIVFSGAIRSFRCKDTEALFGGVRVRRFGAIEAVAMRKLAMLNRAAALSDLRVPPGNRLEALRGDRQGQHSIRINDQWRVCFVWSQAGAVAVEIVDYH, from the coding sequence CTGGCGATAGTATTTTCCGGGGCCATCCGATCCTTTCGATGCAAGGACACTGAAGCCCTGTTCGGTGGCGTACGGGTGCGGCGCTTTGGTGCCATCGAGGCGGTGGCGATGCGCAAGCTGGCGATGCTGAACCGGGCTGCAGCGCTTTCCGATCTCCGGGTTCCGCCAGGCAATCGACTGGAGGCACTCCGGGGCGACAGGCAAGGGCAGCACAGCATCAGGATCAACGATCAGTGGCGGGTTTGCTTCGTCTGGTCGCAGGCTGGTGCCGTTGCGGTCGAGATAGTCGACTATCACTGA
- a CDS encoding HigA family addiction module antidote protein, which translates to MRCVPYPHPGEILLEEFLKPMGITQYRLAKEIGVPQRRIGEIVAGKRAVTADTGLRLSRFFGMSEGFWIGLQADFDAALAKDALADVLAGIRPWPVDHAA; encoded by the coding sequence ATGCGTTGCGTCCCCTATCCACATCCCGGCGAGATCCTGCTTGAAGAGTTCCTCAAGCCGATGGGCATCACGCAGTACCGTCTGGCCAAGGAGATCGGCGTGCCGCAGCGGCGGATCGGAGAGATCGTTGCGGGCAAGCGCGCAGTCACGGCCGATACCGGCCTGCGTCTGTCGCGCTTCTTTGGCATGTCGGAGGGCTTCTGGATTGGCCTGCAGGCCGACTTCGATGCCGCCTTGGCGAAGGACGCCCTCGCAGATGTGCTCGCTGGCATCCGGCCCTGGCCGGTTGACCATGCGGCCTGA
- a CDS encoding sigma-70 family RNA polymerase sigma factor encodes MDEGAQITLLLARVAEGDHDADAPLANAVVRRLERIAARELAPYQGDGALLTLEPGMLAHDALLKLLDSPRNFENRRHFFAYATQIIARALIDYQRRCNANKRGGDQARVSLSVAAEESTIDVEQVPEILDELETLDARKADLVRLRVFWGATMPEIAELLGISLATAERDWGFARRWLMARLLRDQGG; translated from the coding sequence ATGGATGAGGGCGCGCAGATCACCCTGCTGCTTGCGCGGGTGGCAGAGGGCGACCATGACGCCGACGCGCCGCTGGCCAACGCGGTCGTCCGGCGACTGGAGCGGATCGCGGCACGCGAGCTGGCACCCTACCAGGGCGACGGCGCGCTGCTGACGCTGGAGCCGGGGATGCTCGCCCATGACGCCCTGCTCAAGCTGCTCGACTCGCCGCGCAACTTCGAGAACCGCAGGCACTTCTTCGCCTACGCGACCCAGATCATCGCTCGCGCCCTGATTGACTACCAGCGACGCTGCAACGCCAACAAGCGCGGCGGCGACCAGGCCCGGGTGAGCCTGTCGGTCGCGGCCGAGGAGTCCACCATCGATGTCGAACAGGTCCCGGAGATCCTGGACGAGCTCGAGACGCTGGATGCGCGAAAGGCCGACCTGGTCCGGCTTCGGGTGTTCTGGGGTGCGACCATGCCCGAGATCGCCGAGTTGCTGGGCATCTCATTGGCGACTGCCGAGCGCGACTGGGGCTTCGCCCGTCGCTGGCTGATGGCTCGCCTGCTGCGAGACCAGGGCGGCTGA